One part of the Acetoanaerobium sticklandii genome encodes these proteins:
- a CDS encoding CoA-disulfide reductase has product MKLIVIGGVAAGMSAASKLKRLDPQAQVVVYEKGSFLSYGACGLPYYVSGVNDDYKKMIIRTQEDFEKAGISTFTNHEVIKVDPQNKTIMVRDLISKSMFIDKYDKLMISTGAHPIVPNFKGKDLSGVFVLKTLEDGIKLREAASKSEMKNVVIVGGGYIGIELAEAMVELGKNVKVLEKSERILTSFDKEISEIAEKTLKNHSVELLLDEELEIIKGTETVTGIKTSKGDYDADMVILSIGVMPSTDFLKGSGIDLAKNGAVIIDREMRTSVSDIYSAGDCAEVYHMVKEENSYIPLGTTANKCGKIVGNNLSGQHQKFIGALGSAAIKIMDMEMARTGIGESEAKAMKLDYDTVFVKDYNHPPYYPNREALYIKLIYEKRTHRILGAQIAGKQGAVLRVDMFAIAIQAKMTAEDIGMADLCYAPPFSGVWDAVNIAANAVK; this is encoded by the coding sequence ATGAAACTTATAGTTATAGGTGGTGTAGCTGCAGGAATGTCTGCTGCATCAAAGCTAAAAAGATTAGATCCCCAAGCTCAGGTTGTAGTTTATGAAAAAGGAAGCTTTTTATCTTATGGAGCCTGTGGTCTTCCCTATTATGTTTCAGGAGTCAATGACGACTACAAAAAAATGATAATAAGAACTCAGGAAGATTTTGAAAAAGCTGGAATTAGTACATTTACAAATCATGAAGTAATAAAAGTAGACCCTCAAAACAAAACTATAATGGTAAGAGATTTAATCTCAAAAAGCATGTTTATAGATAAATACGACAAGCTCATGATTTCTACAGGAGCTCATCCTATAGTTCCGAATTTTAAGGGAAAGGATTTATCTGGAGTATTTGTACTCAAAACCTTAGAAGATGGAATAAAGCTAAGGGAAGCAGCTTCAAAAAGCGAAATGAAAAACGTAGTCATAGTAGGCGGAGGTTATATTGGAATAGAACTTGCTGAAGCTATGGTAGAGCTTGGAAAGAATGTAAAAGTGCTTGAAAAAAGCGAGAGAATCCTAACCTCTTTTGATAAAGAAATTTCTGAAATTGCAGAAAAAACTCTAAAAAATCATTCAGTAGAGCTCTTGTTAGATGAAGAGCTTGAAATTATAAAAGGTACAGAAACTGTAACTGGAATAAAAACATCTAAAGGTGACTACGATGCAGATATGGTGATTTTATCAATAGGAGTAATGCCATCTACAGACTTTCTAAAAGGCTCAGGTATTGATTTAGCTAAAAACGGTGCAGTAATTATCGATAGAGAGATGAGAACAAGCGTAAGTGACATCTACTCTGCTGGTGACTGTGCTGAGGTTTACCATATGGTAAAAGAAGAAAATTCCTATATTCCACTGGGAACTACAGCAAACAAATGCGGTAAAATTGTAGGAAATAATTTATCTGGTCAGCATCAGAAATTTATTGGAGCTTTAGGCTCAGCAGCTATCAAAATAATGGATATGGAAATGGCAAGAACAGGTATAGGAGAAAGCGAAGCAAAGGCAATGAAGCTTGATTATGATACGGTTTTTGTAAAAGACTATAACCATCCTCCATACTATCCAAATAGGGAAGCGTTATATATTAAGCTGATATATGAAAAGCGAACTCATAGGATACTTGGAGCTCAGATTGCAGGAAAGCAAGGAGCTGTTCTTAGAGTGGATATGTTTGCTATAGCTATCCAAGCAAAAATGACAGCAGAAGATATAGGAATGGCTGATTTATGCTATGCACCACCATTTTCCGGTGTATGGGATGCTGTAAATATAGCGGCAAATGCTGTAAAGTAG
- a CDS encoding CoA transferase subunit A — MTANKIKTLKEAVNLIEDKMTIAIGGNVLHRAPMAFVREIVRSKKRDLRIVKTAGAHDVDLLCGSDCVSIVDAGFISYETEFGLANHYRKAVETGRIKANEHACYTVMCALRAAKAGLNFMPVKGLVHSDLIAENDYFRKITDPFSGESVTVVKSINPDVAVIHVHECDKEGNAVIYGPKFDDELISLSAKKVILTTEKLVNKSKFSKQMQNIAIPGFLVDSIVVIPKGASPCSCPGLYDIDEKILKDFTSNCSKEHIEKYLAYYEVKDSVKGAFYSV; from the coding sequence ATGACAGCAAATAAAATTAAAACCTTGAAAGAGGCAGTAAATTTAATTGAAGATAAGATGACGATAGCAATAGGAGGCAACGTGCTTCACAGAGCTCCGATGGCTTTTGTTAGAGAGATAGTTAGAAGCAAAAAAAGAGACTTAAGAATAGTAAAAACAGCAGGAGCCCATGATGTGGATTTACTTTGTGGCTCTGATTGTGTGAGTATAGTTGATGCAGGCTTTATAAGCTATGAAACTGAGTTTGGACTTGCTAATCATTATAGAAAAGCTGTGGAAACTGGAAGAATAAAAGCCAATGAACATGCTTGCTATACTGTCATGTGTGCTCTTAGAGCTGCTAAAGCAGGGCTTAACTTCATGCCAGTAAAAGGATTAGTTCATAGTGATTTAATTGCAGAAAACGATTATTTTAGAAAAATAACAGATCCTTTTAGTGGTGAAAGCGTGACTGTAGTAAAAAGTATAAATCCAGATGTTGCAGTTATTCATGTTCATGAATGCGACAAAGAAGGAAATGCTGTTATTTATGGTCCTAAATTCGATGACGAATTAATATCTCTTTCAGCAAAAAAAGTAATTTTGACAACAGAGAAGCTTGTTAATAAAAGCAAATTTTCTAAGCAAATGCAAAATATAGCTATACCTGGTTTTCTCGTAGATTCTATAGTTGTTATTCCAAAAGGAGCATCACCATGTAGCTGTCCTGGACTATATGACATAGACGAAAAGATTCTAAAGGACTTTACAAGTAATTGTTCTAAAGAGCATATAGAAAAATATTTAGCATATTATGAAGTTAAAGATTCTGTAAAGGGGGCGTTTTATAGTGTATAG
- a CDS encoding CoA-transferase subunit beta, producing the protein MYSTSYTANKPHHPADIMICAIARMLKNDETIFHGVSSSLPMVAMKLAKALYAPDAVLLNIPGGVNSSSFKTSEYSSAGEELWDNSEAIFPLEKIFDLSMRGGLDVAFLSGVQFDASGNVNASVIGSYSKPKVRLPGGAGSAVLIPTAKKAIIWRTKHDKRTFVENVDFVTTRGNIHKIVTPLCIFGYENSRLYLDSISPNTTIEEVKANTGFTIFEETVPTIMEPTREELSLIKRIDPKGVRYKEFSK; encoded by the coding sequence GTGTATAGTACCTCATATACTGCAAATAAGCCTCATCATCCAGCAGATATAATGATATGTGCAATAGCTAGGATGCTGAAAAACGATGAAACTATCTTTCATGGAGTTTCATCTTCGCTTCCTATGGTGGCTATGAAGCTAGCCAAAGCTTTATATGCTCCAGATGCTGTACTTTTAAATATCCCTGGCGGAGTGAATTCCTCATCATTTAAGACATCTGAGTATTCATCAGCAGGAGAAGAGCTTTGGGATAATTCTGAAGCAATATTTCCACTAGAAAAAATATTTGACCTTTCTATGAGAGGTGGCTTAGATGTAGCTTTTTTAAGCGGAGTCCAGTTTGATGCAAGTGGAAATGTCAATGCATCTGTAATCGGAAGCTACTCAAAGCCTAAGGTTAGATTGCCAGGTGGAGCTGGTAGCGCTGTGCTTATCCCAACAGCAAAAAAAGCTATAATTTGGAGAACTAAGCATGACAAAAGAACCTTTGTAGAGAATGTTGATTTTGTAACTACAAGAGGAAATATTCATAAAATAGTTACTCCACTTTGTATATTTGGTTATGAGAATTCTAGATTGTATCTAGATAGTATCAGCCCAAATACTACGATAGAAGAAGTGAAAGCTAATACTGGATTTACAATATTTGAAGAAACTGTTCCAACCATTATGGAGCCTACAAGAGAAGAGCTAAGCTTAATAAAGCGTATTGATCCAAAAGGTGTGCGCTATAAGGAGTTTTCTAAGTAG
- a CDS encoding sugar ABC transporter substrate-binding protein encodes MKRKLSFLLVLVMAVASLAGCSGGASTDEASGDSAVAMYEGTPLAEKGDIKIAVIRNLGADEHTAQFLAGAVEEGKSLGFGVDTFTTDGNNAKFEDIFNQVLLGDYDGIVVSHGQDNAQALIEQATEKGIPVVAFDTNAEVEGITTTAQDDFSLAKLSLDALIAANPGKTPKIIKMWVAGFPPMERREQIYQEYLKEGKIEEVAVVGEVGDFTNVAGLNANAIGSLLTRFPKGEVDAIWASWDAFATGAFTALNENNRTEIKIFGIDVSNADLQMMQAENSPWVLTAAADAKLVGTLNVRLLAKKIAGEETPATYEIPATTIAQEDLMKAGGQVTVETLADVYDTWGKSETFNEDWMKQIKGSN; translated from the coding sequence GTGAAAAGAAAATTATCGTTTTTACTAGTATTGGTAATGGCAGTAGCATCTCTAGCAGGCTGCTCAGGCGGCGCTAGCACAGATGAAGCAAGTGGTGATTCAGCTGTAGCAATGTACGAAGGTACCCCATTAGCTGAAAAAGGCGACATAAAAATCGCTGTAATTAGAAATCTAGGTGCTGACGAGCATACAGCTCAGTTTTTAGCTGGAGCAGTTGAAGAAGGTAAGTCATTAGGATTTGGTGTTGATACATTTACAACAGATGGAAACAACGCAAAGTTTGAAGACATATTCAACCAAGTTTTACTAGGTGACTATGATGGAATAGTTGTATCTCATGGACAAGACAATGCTCAGGCTTTAATCGAGCAAGCAACAGAAAAAGGTATACCTGTAGTAGCATTTGATACAAATGCTGAGGTTGAAGGAATAACAACTACAGCTCAAGATGATTTTTCACTAGCAAAGCTATCTTTAGATGCACTTATTGCAGCTAACCCTGGAAAAACTCCAAAAATTATCAAAATGTGGGTAGCTGGATTCCCACCAATGGAGAGAAGAGAGCAAATCTATCAAGAATATTTAAAAGAAGGTAAAATTGAAGAAGTAGCAGTTGTAGGTGAAGTAGGAGACTTTACAAACGTTGCAGGGCTTAATGCAAATGCTATAGGCTCATTATTAACAAGATTCCCTAAAGGCGAAGTAGATGCTATCTGGGCTAGCTGGGATGCATTTGCTACAGGGGCGTTTACTGCACTTAACGAAAATAACAGAACTGAAATCAAAATCTTTGGTATCGACGTTTCAAATGCTGACCTTCAGATGATGCAAGCAGAAAACTCTCCATGGGTACTTACTGCAGCTGCTGATGCTAAGCTTGTAGGAACACTTAACGTTAGATTACTAGCTAAGAAAATTGCAGGAGAAGAAACACCAGCAACATATGAAATACCAGCAACTACTATAGCACAAGAAGATTTAATGAAAGCAGGCGGACAAGTTACAGTTGAAACTCTAGCAGACGTATACGATACTTGGGGTAAATCAGAGACATTTAACGAAGATTGGATGAAACAAATCAAAGGAAGCAATTAA
- a CDS encoding sugar ABC transporter ATP-binding protein has protein sequence METFKVEMQDISIEFPGVKALKGAKFATHGGTVHALIGANGAGKSTLMKILSGAYSHWSGNIIINDKQANIRTTKESKDYGIQIVYQEVDVALIPYLTVAENILLDQMVNEMDHKHFVNWKEINRKAKEVLEHLNLNIPVSKKVEELSLAQKQMILIARAIAQNCSLLILDEPTAPLSKSETDELFKVVAELKEKGVGIIFISHRLPEIFTICDDITIMRDGQFITQMKIKDTNEKQVVEYMLGRSLDESYPKYEAEIGEVCFSVKNLQDNKTLKGVNLDIRKGEIVGIAGLVGAGKTELCKALFGAEQITAGEITLNGKKLNLKTPYHAVSEGIALVPEERRKEGVLVEESVVTNLTLPSLENFSKNNFVQFKKEHDVSLKTIKDLGIKTPHEKQKVAYLSGGNQQKVAVGKWLIADADLYIFDEPTKGVDVGAKSDIFELIGRLVTKGKSVIYATCETQEILGISDRIYVMYDGKIAKELVTKDASEDEILFYSAGGNNNEH, from the coding sequence TTGGAAACCTTTAAAGTAGAAATGCAGGATATTTCTATTGAGTTTCCAGGAGTAAAGGCATTAAAGGGAGCAAAGTTTGCTACACATGGAGGAACTGTTCATGCCCTTATAGGTGCCAATGGTGCTGGAAAATCTACACTTATGAAAATTCTATCAGGTGCCTATTCTCACTGGAGCGGCAATATAATTATTAATGACAAGCAAGCTAATATTAGAACGACAAAAGAATCAAAAGATTATGGGATACAGATAGTTTATCAAGAGGTAGACGTGGCACTTATTCCTTACCTTACTGTAGCTGAAAACATACTGCTAGATCAGATGGTAAATGAAATGGACCATAAGCATTTTGTAAACTGGAAAGAAATAAATAGAAAAGCTAAAGAAGTTTTAGAGCATCTTAACTTAAATATCCCAGTAAGCAAAAAAGTTGAAGAGCTTTCTCTTGCTCAAAAGCAAATGATTCTAATTGCAAGAGCCATAGCACAAAACTGCTCACTTCTTATACTTGATGAGCCAACTGCACCATTGTCAAAATCTGAAACAGACGAGCTTTTTAAAGTAGTAGCTGAGCTAAAGGAAAAAGGAGTAGGAATTATATTCATATCTCACCGATTACCTGAAATCTTTACAATCTGCGATGATATAACGATAATGAGAGATGGTCAGTTTATTACTCAGATGAAAATTAAGGACACAAATGAAAAGCAAGTGGTTGAATATATGCTTGGAAGAAGCTTAGATGAGAGCTACCCTAAGTATGAGGCCGAAATCGGAGAAGTGTGCTTTAGCGTTAAAAACCTTCAGGACAATAAAACACTAAAGGGCGTTAATCTTGATATTAGAAAAGGTGAAATAGTAGGAATAGCTGGTCTTGTTGGAGCAGGAAAAACAGAGCTTTGCAAAGCATTATTTGGAGCTGAGCAAATAACTGCAGGAGAAATAACTTTAAATGGAAAAAAATTAAATCTGAAAACTCCTTATCATGCTGTTAGTGAAGGAATAGCACTAGTACCAGAGGAAAGAAGAAAAGAAGGAGTATTAGTTGAGGAGTCGGTCGTAACTAATTTAACTCTACCTAGTTTGGAGAATTTTTCTAAAAACAATTTTGTACAGTTTAAAAAAGAGCACGATGTATCGCTTAAAACCATAAAGGATTTAGGAATAAAAACTCCTCATGAAAAACAAAAGGTAGCTTATCTTTCTGGAGGGAATCAGCAAAAGGTAGCAGTAGGAAAATGGCTAATAGCAGATGCTGACTTATATATATTTGATGAGCCTACAAAAGGAGTAGATGTAGGAGCAAAATCAGATATATTCGAATTAATAGGAAGATTAGTAACTAAAGGCAAATCAGTAATATATGCAACATGCGAAACTCAAGAAATACTTGGTATTTCTGATAGAATATACGTAATGTACGATGGAAAAATAGCAAAAGAGCTGGTTACAAAGGATGCTTCTGAGGATGAAATCCTATTTTATTCAGCAGGAGGGAATAATAATGAACACTAA
- a CDS encoding ABC transporter permease, with protein sequence MNTKTSSKQNKKFSFFDFLYNYGTLLTIVVIFAFFTIATDGRFMQAANLVNILRAMSITTVIATGVMISLVVGGFDLSVGSVASMTMAVSTAMFVWYDQNIFVAIAASVVIAAVIGYLNSILIIKGRIPDMLATLAAMFIFNGVSSTFSQGKIISQNMIMADGTTSTGLIAPMFRELGKVPTIIIIMVLIMVVVHIFLKYTKHGRYMYVVGGNKEAARLSGVKVNKYIIVAYVMSAILAGIGGILLAARIGQSNPSGGAGYLMESVAAAYIGFSVAGAGKPNAIGTFFGALLMVSLSNGLVMLSVPYYSMDIIKGAVLVLALGLTYYKNEA encoded by the coding sequence ATGAACACTAAGACAAGTTCAAAGCAAAATAAAAAATTTAGTTTTTTTGATTTTCTATACAATTATGGAACACTTCTAACGATTGTAGTGATTTTTGCATTTTTTACAATTGCTACTGATGGAAGATTCATGCAGGCAGCCAATCTAGTAAACATACTAAGAGCTATGTCTATAACAACTGTAATAGCTACAGGTGTTATGATTTCCCTTGTAGTTGGAGGATTTGATTTATCGGTAGGCTCAGTTGCATCTATGACAATGGCAGTATCTACAGCCATGTTTGTTTGGTATGACCAGAATATATTTGTAGCTATAGCAGCTTCTGTAGTAATAGCAGCAGTAATAGGTTATTTGAACTCAATTCTTATAATCAAAGGAAGAATTCCAGATATGCTTGCAACCTTAGCTGCGATGTTTATATTCAATGGAGTATCTTCAACTTTTTCTCAAGGTAAAATCATATCTCAAAATATGATAATGGCAGATGGAACTACTTCTACTGGACTTATAGCTCCAATGTTTAGAGAACTTGGAAAAGTTCCAACAATAATAATTATAATGGTATTAATAATGGTTGTAGTACATATATTCCTGAAATATACTAAGCATGGAAGATATATGTATGTAGTAGGTGGAAACAAGGAAGCGGCAAGACTATCTGGAGTAAAAGTAAATAAATATATTATTGTTGCCTATGTTATGTCAGCTATATTAGCTGGAATAGGAGGAATTTTACTTGCGGCTCGTATAGGACAGTCAAATCCGTCAGGTGGAGCTGGATACCTTATGGAGTCAGTAGCTGCGGCGTATATTGGTTTTTCTGTAGCAGGAGCTGGAAAGCCAAATGCTATAGGAACTTTCTTTGGAGCACTACTTATGGTTTCGCTTTCAAATGGTCTAGTTATGCTTTCAGTTCCATATTACTCAATGGATATAATTAAAGGAGCAGTTCTAGTACTAGCACTTGGATTAACATATTATAAAAACGAAGCGTAG
- the mtnK gene encoding S-methyl-5-thioribose kinase, which yields MNFDKYFTMSEADAALYAKTKLDFFGKDEELVCKEIGDGNLNYIFKIDSLSTSKSLIIKQSGPVARISDEFKLSADRNRIEYEILKYQSTLAPGLVPEVYSYDPIMNCTSMEDLSDHVIMRTEMINHKQFKKFADDITTFMVNTLLLTSDVCMEHKAKKELVKNFINPELCEISEDLVYTEPFSDINNRNDIFAPNVDWVKENIYSDEALKLETAKLKFDFMNNAQALVHGDLHTGSIFIKEDSTKVIDPEFAFYGPMGYDVGNVIANLMFALANAQAYEKAEQIKWLEDTIVEVIDLFKEKFSKAWDEKASEYTAKYKGFKEYYLDTVLRDTAAVTGLEGIRRIVGIAHVKDITSIQDEEKRTKAERLCMLASKSFIMNREELKTGKDFLEVIKKTTVKL from the coding sequence ATGAATTTTGATAAGTATTTTACTATGAGCGAGGCTGATGCAGCACTATACGCTAAAACAAAATTAGATTTCTTTGGAAAAGACGAAGAACTAGTTTGTAAGGAAATTGGAGATGGAAATCTAAACTATATATTCAAAATCGATTCACTTTCTACATCGAAATCTCTAATTATAAAGCAATCTGGTCCAGTTGCAAGAATTTCAGACGAGTTTAAGCTATCAGCCGATAGGAATAGAATAGAATATGAAATTCTAAAATATCAGAGCACTTTAGCTCCAGGATTAGTGCCAGAGGTTTACAGCTATGACCCTATTATGAATTGCACATCTATGGAGGATTTATCTGACCATGTGATTATGAGAACTGAAATGATTAATCATAAGCAATTTAAAAAATTTGCAGATGATATTACTACATTTATGGTAAATACACTACTTCTTACTTCTGACGTGTGTATGGAGCATAAAGCAAAAAAAGAGCTGGTTAAAAACTTTATCAATCCAGAGCTTTGCGAGATATCAGAAGATCTAGTATACACAGAGCCATTTAGTGATATAAACAATAGAAATGATATCTTTGCTCCAAATGTTGATTGGGTTAAAGAAAATATATATTCAGATGAAGCTTTAAAGCTAGAGACTGCAAAGCTGAAGTTTGATTTTATGAACAATGCTCAGGCTCTTGTTCACGGAGATCTTCATACAGGCTCGATATTTATTAAAGAGGATTCTACGAAAGTAATCGATCCAGAATTTGCTTTTTACGGACCTATGGGATATGACGTTGGAAACGTAATAGCTAACCTTATGTTTGCTCTTGCGAATGCTCAGGCTTATGAAAAAGCTGAGCAAATTAAATGGCTAGAGGATACAATAGTAGAAGTAATAGACCTGTTCAAAGAAAAATTCTCTAAAGCATGGGATGAAAAAGCATCAGAATATACAGCAAAATATAAAGGCTTTAAGGAATACTATCTAGATACTGTACTGCGTGATACTGCGGCAGTTACAGGATTAGAAGGAATAAGAAGAATCGTAGGAATAGCTCATGTAAAAGATATAACTTCAATTCAAGATGAAGAAAAGAGAACTAAAGCAGAAAGACTATGCATGCTTGCTAGCAAAAGCTTTATAATGAACAGAGAAGAACTAAAAACAGGTAAGGACTTCTTGGAAGTAATAAAGAAAACTACAGTGAAGCTTTAA
- the mtnA gene encoding S-methyl-5-thioribose-1-phosphate isomerase: protein MSNNVLNFQSVRLDEDKNVLVILDQTVLPNSTSYLELETVEDVWDAIYKLQVRGAPAIGIAGAYGAYLGISKSTCENYEDFYAEFMKVKERIASSRPTAVNLFWALDRMEACLKQNKDKAVPEIIKALKAEAHFIRDEDEKVCKAIGEYSLSLLKPEMGILTHCNAGTIATAKYGTALAPLYLGAEKGYNFKVFADETRPLLQGARLTAWELNEAGIDVTLICDNMASIVMKNGWIDAVVVGCDRVAYNGDTANKIGTSGVAILAKEYGIPVYVHAPLSTIDLNTKTGKDIHIELRPGEEIYKTWYEKPMAPEGIKTYNPAFDVTDAKYITAIITEKGIAYPPYEESLPKLFEK, encoded by the coding sequence ATGTCTAATAATGTGCTTAACTTTCAGTCTGTAAGACTGGATGAAGATAAAAATGTACTTGTGATTTTAGATCAAACAGTGCTTCCTAATTCCACTTCGTACCTTGAACTAGAGACAGTAGAGGATGTGTGGGATGCAATATATAAGCTACAAGTAAGAGGAGCGCCTGCTATTGGAATAGCTGGAGCGTATGGAGCTTATCTTGGAATCAGCAAAAGCACCTGCGAAAATTATGAAGACTTTTATGCTGAGTTTATGAAAGTTAAAGAAAGAATTGCATCATCAAGACCAACTGCTGTAAATTTATTTTGGGCACTAGACCGTATGGAAGCTTGCTTAAAGCAAAACAAAGATAAGGCTGTGCCAGAAATTATCAAAGCACTAAAAGCAGAAGCTCATTTTATTAGAGATGAAGATGAAAAGGTGTGTAAAGCAATAGGAGAATATTCACTTTCACTTTTAAAGCCTGAGATGGGAATTCTTACTCATTGCAACGCTGGAACTATAGCTACAGCAAAATATGGTACAGCTCTTGCACCACTTTATCTAGGGGCTGAAAAAGGATATAATTTCAAAGTATTTGCTGATGAAACAAGACCTCTTCTTCAAGGAGCAAGACTTACTGCTTGGGAGCTAAATGAAGCAGGAATAGATGTTACACTGATTTGTGACAACATGGCATCTATAGTTATGAAAAATGGATGGATAGATGCAGTGGTTGTAGGCTGTGATAGAGTAGCATATAATGGAGACACTGCAAATAAAATAGGAACATCAGGAGTGGCAATACTTGCAAAAGAATATGGAATTCCTGTATACGTTCATGCTCCACTTTCTACTATAGATTTAAATACAAAAACAGGAAAAGATATTCATATAGAGCTAAGACCTGGAGAAGAGATATACAAGACCTGGTATGAAAAGCCAATGGCTCCAGAAGGTATAAAAACCTATAATCCAGCTTTTGATGTAACAGATGCAAAATACATCACAGCTATAATAACAGAAAAAGGAATTGCATACCCTCCATATGAGGAATCACTTCCAAAGCTTTTTGAAAAATAA
- a CDS encoding diguanylate cyclase: MNLNIYDFLMGVIISIVLLFFVLFYHIKLYKNHSFLKIWVAGTGMVILGFVLSLFASVPSFRPYAIMSSNLLLILGQGVYYISLKSFFEGNLKFSNYRSALFSFLLIYVSVFSDNTTLRMFSTSIVLLMFSAFVLRLLYSHRTAEIHRSISVLIITYWINTSFWIFRVLFTIMVLPSKPELSEFIVLLTDLSALLPSVLGSFGIILLTNQKLSSMLEKEKIKFSNIIDISPDLVVVTKLYDGKIFHANKKFIDKLGYRFEDIQNKSTLDLNIWNDNSARNLFLNALVECETLENYEAYLYTKETEPFLGSISSSKIVIDDEQYVISIIRDVSDLRETERKLIESEQKYKVIALSSASWEAWFNENGKLIWTNEMIKHIIGYSPNEATKLEDIFKDIVISDNLASLAKEYKYALSSRISGKNEFLINHKIFGERWILISWKKIYDSNNDFNGYRTSTIDITDQKKAELKASELASKLKIEKEIAEKNSLIDSMTGLANRRYLEQRIMYEYARMKRNWSNLSIIMIDVDFFKLYNDTYGHVQGDICLKTIAATLRSTVKRQTDLVARYGGEEFVVLLPETDKYSASILADNIKTNIENLEIEHMTSTISDYVTVSIGIATFTKDCNVSCEDLIQKADVALYQAKKIGRNSISHA, from the coding sequence ATGAATTTAAATATATATGATTTTTTAATGGGCGTAATTATATCTATAGTACTGTTGTTTTTTGTTTTGTTTTATCACATTAAGCTATATAAAAACCATAGCTTTCTTAAAATATGGGTAGCAGGTACTGGGATGGTAATTTTAGGTTTTGTCCTAAGTTTATTTGCAAGTGTTCCTTCCTTTAGACCCTATGCCATTATGTCTAGTAATTTATTGCTGATTCTAGGTCAGGGTGTTTATTATATTTCTTTAAAAAGTTTTTTTGAAGGAAATCTTAAATTTAGTAATTACAGATCTGCTCTTTTTTCTTTTTTATTAATTTATGTATCTGTATTTTCAGACAACACTACACTTAGAATGTTTAGTACTTCTATTGTTTTACTGATGTTTTCAGCATTCGTGTTAAGACTTTTATATTCTCATAGAACCGCAGAAATACATCGAAGTATTTCAGTTTTGATAATTACATACTGGATAAATACTTCATTTTGGATTTTTAGAGTATTGTTTACTATCATGGTTCTTCCTTCTAAACCTGAACTATCTGAGTTCATTGTCCTGTTGACTGACTTATCTGCCTTACTGCCATCAGTATTAGGAAGCTTTGGTATTATCCTTCTAACAAATCAAAAGCTTTCTTCTATGCTCGAAAAAGAAAAAATAAAATTTTCTAATATAATAGATATCAGTCCAGATTTAGTTGTGGTAACTAAACTTTATGATGGTAAAATTTTTCATGCTAACAAGAAGTTCATAGATAAGCTTGGCTACAGATTTGAAGATATACAAAATAAATCTACCTTGGACCTAAATATCTGGAATGACAATTCAGCAAGGAATTTGTTCTTAAATGCCCTTGTGGAATGTGAAACTCTAGAAAACTATGAAGCCTATTTATATACCAAAGAAACAGAGCCCTTTTTAGGAAGTATTTCATCTAGTAAAATAGTAATCGACGATGAGCAATATGTAATATCAATAATTAGGGATGTAAGTGATTTAAGAGAAACTGAAAGGAAATTAATCGAAAGCGAGCAAAAATACAAAGTTATCGCTCTTTCCTCTGCTAGCTGGGAGGCTTGGTTTAATGAAAATGGGAAGTTAATATGGACTAACGAAATGATAAAGCATATAATCGGATATTCGCCTAATGAAGCCACTAAGCTTGAAGACATCTTTAAAGACATCGTTATTTCAGACAATTTAGCTAGCCTTGCTAAAGAATATAAGTATGCCTTGAGTAGTAGAATTTCTGGTAAAAATGAATTTTTAATTAATCATAAAATATTTGGAGAAAGATGGATTTTGATTTCTTGGAAAAAAATTTATGATTCAAATAATGATTTTAATGGATATAGGACAAGTACTATCGATATAACTGATCAGAAAAAAGCTGAGCTAAAAGCATCTGAGCTTGCAAGTAAACTAAAGATAGAAAAAGAAATAGCAGAAAAAAATTCTTTGATTGATTCTATGACTGGACTAGCAAATAGAAGATACCTAGAGCAACGCATAATGTATGAATATGCTAGAATGAAAAGAAATTGGTCTAATTTATCTATCATTATGATAGATGTAGATTTCTTCAAGCTTTACAATGACACTTACGGTCATGTTCAAGGGGATATTTGTTTGAAAACCATAGCAGCTACTTTAAGGTCTACCGTTAAACGACAAACTGATTTAGTAGCAAGATATGGAGGAGAGGAATTTGTAGTCCTTCTCCCTGAAACAGATAAATACTCAGCTAGTATATTGGCTGATAATATCAAAACCAATATTGAAAATCTAGAAATAGAGCATATGACATCTACTATTTCTGATTATGTGACTGTGAGTATTGGTATAGCAACTTTTACAAAAGATTGCAATGTAAGCTGTGAAGACCTCATTCAAAAAGCAGATGTTGCTTTATATCAGGCAAAGAAAATAGGGAGAAATTCCATATCTCATGCCTAG